The Caballeronia sp. SL2Y3 genomic sequence AAGGCGGTCGCCGCGCGCACCACGTGCATCGCCGCCATGCCGTCGATGCCGTCGCCCGGCGTGCCCGCGAAGTTGCCCACCTCGGCTTGCGCGGCGCCGTCGAGCCATTGCGGAAAGAAGCACGACATCACAGATTCGCCCACGGCGAACTCGGTCACGCCCTCGCCGAGCGCCTCCACGACGCCCGCGCCGTCCGCCATCGGCACGCGGCCATCGGCGGCCGGGCTCTTGCCGCTCACCACGAGCAGGTCGTGGAAATTGAGCGATGTCGCATGTATCGCAACGCGGATCTGTCCAGGCCCCGGCTCGCCCGGATCGGCGATGTCGCGAACTTCCAGCTTGTCCAGTCCGCCCGGCGCGCGGACGACGTATGCCTTCATCAGAATCTCCTTGGCCGCGCTGCGGCAGTGAATCGGTCGCGCGATGAAAAGCGCGCGCGATTCACGTCGCAACTCGTGGACCCGCTCAGTCATGCGCGCGGTCAGCCTTTCTCGCTGTCGAGATGCGCCATCTGCACCGCCGCATAGCGGTCTCCGGCGGCCGCGCCCTTCGGCACCGCGGCCTCGATGGCGGCGATATCGTCCGCGTTCAGCGAGACGTCCATTGCGCCCAGCGATTCGACGAGCCGCTCTCGCGTGCGCGCGCCGATGACCGGCACGATGTCCTCGCCCTGCGCGAGCACCCATGCAATCGCGATCTGCGCCACGCTCACGCCCTTCTTCTGCGCGATCTGCGCGAGCGCATCGACGAGCGCGAGGTTGCGCTCGACGTTGCCTTCCTGAAACCGCGGGCTGTGCGCGCGCCAGTCGCCCGCTTGCGCCGATGCCTTCGTCCAGTGGCCGCTGATGAGTCCGCGCGACAGCACGCCGTACGCCGTGATGCCGATGCCGAGTTCGCGGCACGCCGGCAGAATCGCGTCCTCGATGCCGCGCGAGATCAGCGAGTATTCGATTTGCAGATCGCAGACCGGATGCACGGCGGCGGCCTTGCGGATCGTCGCCGCGCCCACTTCGGACAGTCCGACGTGGCGCACATAGCCGGCCTGGATCATGTCCGCGATCGCGCCCACGGTGTCTTCGATCGGCACCTTGGGATCGAGCCGCGCGGGGCGGTAAATGTCGATATGGTCTACTTGCAGGCGCTGCAACGTGTAGGCGAGAAAGTTCTTCACCGCATTGGGCCGCGCGTCGTAGTCGGTCCAGTTGCCCGACGGCTCGCGCATGCCGCCGAACTTCACGCTGATGATCGCCGAATCGCGGCGCGACGGCGGCGCGCTCTTCAGCGCCTCCGCGATCAGCATTTCGTTGTGGCCCATGCCGTAGAAGTCGCCGGTATCGAGCAGCGTGACGCCGGCTTCGAGCGCGGCGTGAATCGTCGCGATGCTTTCCGCGCGGTCGGACGGGCCGTACATGCCGGACATGCCCATGCACCCGA encodes the following:
- a CDS encoding aldo/keto reductase, with amino-acid sequence MKVRQLGKTGPQSSALGLGCMGMSGMYGPSDRAESIATIHAALEAGVTLLDTGDFYGMGHNEMLIAEALKSAPPSRRDSAIISVKFGGMREPSGNWTDYDARPNAVKNFLAYTLQRLQVDHIDIYRPARLDPKVPIEDTVGAIADMIQAGYVRHVGLSEVGAATIRKAAAVHPVCDLQIEYSLISRGIEDAILPACRELGIGITAYGVLSRGLISGHWTKASAQAGDWRAHSPRFQEGNVERNLALVDALAQIAQKKGVSVAQIAIAWVLAQGEDIVPVIGARTRERLVESLGAMDVSLNADDIAAIEAAVPKGAAAGDRYAAVQMAHLDSEKG